The Brassica oleracea var. oleracea cultivar TO1000 chromosome C6, BOL, whole genome shotgun sequence genomic interval TTTGCGTTCGTAGAAACTGCAGTCTAAAAATTAATAGAGAATTCTAGAGGTAATAGTAGAACATGCTATAATTATACACTGACAGTAGGGAAATTAGTAGAATTGCAAAAGAAAAACAAATGGTGCAAAAACACAAGATATTTTGATAAACTTGTTCATTGCATAAAATGTCGATATAACACACAAATAACGAAATTCTTGGAAGATAATGGTGGCCACGCGTTTCTAGAACACTTAAAGTTGTGCTTATCGTAGAGTTCCTTCTTAGTGGTCCTTGTGAAATCTACTTGCAAACAGACGAGGTAAGTGATTAGAGGCTTATTGAATCAAGAATTTGAAAAAATTAAAGTTTTGAGTAAATCCAAGAAGATCTAAGATTTAAGTAAGTTTTAAGTGTTTTGAAGAAATTGCAGAGTTTTAAAAAAAAAATATTTTCAAATTTAAATATTTATTTAAAATGATATCTTATTTTTAAAATTACTATAATTTATATTTTATTGTTGTATGAAATATATATAATAGATAAAGTTTAAAATTCAATTTTTAATCAAAAAGTTTGATTTTCTTTTCAAAATGTGAAGTAAATTTTTTTTTTTTTTTTAAGATTCAAATAGCATCATAGGAGTTAGTATTTCGATTCACTGTTTTTTCACTATAAAATACAATCTAAACCCCACCAAATCCCATTTGATAGATTTTATTGACAACATATGTATTTTCCAATAAACTGAAATTTGAGAGAACTTTTCGATTCCCATGTGAGTTTATAAGGTAATGAATCTGGTTAGTTGAACGTCTAGTTGCAACCATCCGGTGAAAGAAAGATGTATCTAGGTCTCCAACATTCAGCCAGAGCACTCTAGAGTGTTGTTGTAAGAAATTTTCCTCAGCTATAGCCAGGGTAATCCATTTCCTATGAGCTTCCTTTTCAAGTTGAGCCAGCTGCGAACTCAGGTTATGCATCATATTTATCTAACTATCAACCAGCAGATTATGGGCTTCTTTGACTCGAGCTTCCAAGTCTGAGTACTGCTCACGATTTATGTCTCTGATTTCGTTCTGGAGGAGTTTTAACTTCCTTGAAAGTGAATACATTTCAAAACCTTGAACTGATGATTCATGCCAGTTAATAGCAACTCTGGTGAGAAAATCCTGGTGAGCAAGCAGAAAGTGTGAGATCATGAAGTGCTTTTTTGTCTTGGCTCTTTATCCAAAGATAATGCAGCTAGGATCGTGATCTGAGAAGATGGGTTCTCCAAAGTGGGCATAAGCCATAGGAAATTTGATTTGCCAATGATTATCGATGAGGATTATATCAAGCTTCTCCGCTATAGGTTAGTATTCTTGATTATTCCACCAAGTAAATGCATTGCTATAAATGGCCTATCGAACAAGCCTGCATAATTAACACAGTCCCTAAAATTTGATATACCCCGAGAGATTCTTCTCATAGAACCTGTTGAACTCTCTTGAGGGCTTAAGATCTGGTTAAAGTCTCCCAAAGCAGCTCAAGGCTTTCCACATAACATAGAATCTTGAGTAAAGATCCTCAACTCATCCCATAACAGCCGCCTACGGTATTTACAATTATAACCATAAATAAAGGAAACAAAAACCTCTGTAGTGGATTGAGTCAACTCAATCTGGAAAGTGATCATCTGGGCAGATTCATCCCAACTCAGCGAACTCATAATTAACAAAAAAAATTCTAGCCCGGAAAAGCTGATGGTATATACCGATGAGACTTATGAAGTGTGACTCTAGTATCTATAATACTTCCAAAATACGGCTTGGACTGCCGTAGCCATTTTTGCAGATTATTGTGCTTGAGCTTGCTATTGATTCTTCTTACATTCTAGAAAAAGAGTCCATTAACATATCAAGATTTTATATATTTGCTGGGGTGATTCCCCGAGAACCTCCTTTTCATTCCATCGCATCTTTTTTCTACTGCTTTTCGAGACCTTTGTGGAAATCATGGGGAAATTTGAAATATATTGTGAAAGCGTAATTTTATTGATACAAGAAGATGTGTATATATACAGCATGAGAAGTTCCTAATCCATCTAGGTAACGATTACATATTTATCTAATCCCATAAAGATATGAAAACATATTAGCATGTTTATCTCTTTACTCCCCCTCAAGTTGGCAATGAGGTATTGCGAATTCCCAACTTGAACATCAAGTACTGAAATGTTGGTGTAGGAAGAGCTTTTGTAAGAAGATCAGCCGGTTGTTCCTTCGTAGATATGTGCTCCAGCGATAGAAGTTTGGCTTTAACTGCATCCCGAGTTGTATGACAGTCATTCTCAACATGCTTAGTGCGCTCATGGAAGACATGATTTGTATCTATGTGGATAGCCAACTTGCTTTCACAATGCATTTGTATCGGCACATTCTGCGCGAAGCCAAGCATTCCCAGTAGACGCTTGAGCCACTTTAATTCGCAAGTCGTGTCAGCCATGGCCTTATATTCGGCTTCAGCCGAAGATCGAGAGACTGTCCTCTGTTTCTTTGTCTTCCAGAATACAAGGGAATCTCCAAGAAAAAACAACATATGCGCTAAGCGAACGGCAAGTGGCAGGGCATGAAGACCAATCCGCATCACAGTAGGCATTTATCTGCATATTACACTTAGACTGCAACATAATACCTTGATCAGACGTCCCTTTTAGATAGCGAACCACACGTAGAGCTGCTAGCCAATGTTCTTCAAGTGGTTTTTGCATGAACTGAGACAATATACGGATAATGTAGCTTAAGTCTGGCCGGGTGAAGGTAAGATATATAAGACGACCGATCAGCCGCCTATACTTGCTAGGATCAGTCAGTAACGTATGAGAGTTAGTCTTATCAGCCATGA includes:
- the LOC106297377 gene encoding uncharacterized mitochondrial protein AtMg00810-like codes for the protein MKDLGKLKYFLGLEVARGPDGIFVSQHKYALDIITECSLLGAKPSPTPTELNRKLVMADKTNSHTLLTDPSKYRRLIGRLIYLTFTRPDLSYIIRILSQFMQKPLEEHWLAALRVVRYLKGTSDQDSLVFWKTKKQRTVSRSSAEAEYKAMADTTCELKWLKRLLGMLGFAQNVPIQMHCESKLAIHIDTNHVFHERTKHVENDCHTTRDAVKAKLLSLEHISTKEQPADLLTKALPTPTFQYLMFKLGIRNTSLPT